From the genome of Miscanthus floridulus cultivar M001 chromosome 10, ASM1932011v1, whole genome shotgun sequence, one region includes:
- the LOC136488455 gene encoding uncharacterized protein, whose translation MTKGESSKSSGGVKESSLVWPMLTRTNYVEWAMLMQINYEALEIWETIDPGTNVKRSEDRQAMSGLMRSVPEEMRPTLGAKQTVHEAWNLVKTLRVGADRVKEISVQKLLKEFENVEFKEGESVEDFGIRIMNLVVTLKTLGETIDDPRVVKKILRVLPPRFNQVAVSIEMFCDMKTLTVEELVGRLRVAEDRFEEKVEQITDKAGRLLLAEDEWFEKHKHRFQPTQGRTGGSSSAGGGKGKQPHRHDSGGSKAAGNVKLTSEGTPCRKGRCRNCGILISDPSGS comes from the coding sequence ATGACGAAAGGCGAGAGTTCGAAGTCAAGCGGCGGCGTCAAGGAAAGCTCGCTGGTTTGGCCGATGCTAACTCGAACAAATTATGTCGAGTGGGCTATGTTGATGCAAATCAACTATGAGGCGTTGGAGATCTGGGAGACAATTGATCCTGGAACCAATGTCAAGAGGTCAGAGGATCGGCAAGCCATGAGCGGGTTGATGAGATCCGTTCCCGAAGAGATGCGGCCGACGCTCGGCGCGAAGCAGACGGTACATGAGGCTTGGAATCTGGTGAAGACGTTGAGGGTTGGAGCAGATCGTGTGAAGGAGATCAGTGTCCAGAAACTCCTAAAAGAATTCGAGAACGTCGAGTTCAAAGAAGGAGAAAGCGTGGAGGACTTCGGCATACGAATCATGAACCTCGTCGTCACGTTGAAAACTCTCGGTGAGACCATCGACGATCCTCGTGTTGTCAAGAAAATATTGCGTGTGTTGCCACCCAGATTCAATCAAGTTGCAGTATCCATTGAGATGTTCTGTGACATGAAAACACTGACAGTGGAGGAATTGGTGGGGAGACTGCGCGTTGCTGAAGATCGATTCGAGGAGAAAGTCGAGCAGATCACTGATAAGGCGGGCCGTTTATTGCTTGCCGAGGATGAGTGGTTTGAGAAACACAAGCACCGTTTCCAACCCACTCAAGGTCGTACTGGAGGAAGTAGCAGTGCTGGTGGAGGCAAAGGCAAACAGCCACATCGACACGATAGTGGTGGGTCGAAGGCAGCCGGCAATGTCAAGCTCACCTCAGAAGGCACACCTTGTCGGAAGGGAAGGTGTAGAAATTGTGGCATCTTAATTTCAGATCCCTCCGGGAGTTAG